A DNA window from Helianthus annuus cultivar XRQ/B chromosome 15, HanXRQr2.0-SUNRISE, whole genome shotgun sequence contains the following coding sequences:
- the LOC110896553 gene encoding uncharacterized protein LOC110896553, protein MAGTGVAICNSRDEMIFEMKKPLDLIKGDRVSRRSVEGHALIEALKAATALELNRIVFYCDYYLLYQLGRMAKGHL, encoded by the exons ATGGCAGGAACTGGTGTGGCCATATGCAATTCGAGAGATGAGATGATATTTGAGATGAAGAAGCCTCTGGATTTGATTAAAGGTGATCGGGTGAGCAGGCGGAGTGTGGAGGGGCACGCGTTAATTGAGGCTTTGAAGGCTGCAACTGCTTTGGAACTCAACAGAATCGTGTTCTATTGTGATTATTATCTGCTGTATCAACTT GGGCGGATGGCAAAGGGACACTTGTGA